Proteins co-encoded in one Papaver somniferum cultivar HN1 chromosome 5, ASM357369v1, whole genome shotgun sequence genomic window:
- the LOC113281615 gene encoding ABC transporter A family member 2-like has translation MVEVLRGVPLLYQQYKALLKKNLLLSWRNKRSTFMQLFSSLFFIFLIFAIEKAISSRFSGTSTYENVFDPEALVSPSIPPCEDKFYVKQPCYDFIWSGKGNPRIEDIVSNIMSNNPGRPIQTDKVRAFITRKEVDNWLFKNPMQVPGALHFRDRSATVISYGIQTNSTAVRKRGNSEDPTFKFQVPLQIAAEREIARSLLQVPDFSWTVGLKEFAHPAVRTFSAVGIVGPTFFLAIAMFAFVFEIGALVAEKELKLRQAMSTMGLYETAYWLSWLTWETVTTFISSLFIVLFGMMFQFDFFLNNSFGVLFFVFFLFQINMVGLAFLISTFISKASSATTVGFSIFIVGFLTQLVTTFGFPYTDSTSMIYRIVWSLFSPNLLAKALKTLGDATATSEDSGISWSGRSQCPVTETDCVITIADIYTWFVATFFLWFLLALYFDNIIPNASGVRKSCFYFLNPGYWTGRGGGKVSEGGICSCTGAIPPLEDTNPDDEDVREEESIVKQQMAEGSNDPSIAVQIRGLAKTYPGTLDMGCCKCKRTSPYHSVKGLWVNFAKDQLFCLLGPNGAGKTTAINCLTGNTPVTGGDALIYGYSVRSSVGMSNIRRLIGVCPQFDILWEELSGQEHLHLFASIKGLPPATIKSVVDKSLAEVKLANAAKVRAGSCSGGMKRRLSVAIALIGDPKLVILDEPTTGMDPITRRHVWDIIENAKEGRAIVLTTHSMEEADILGDRIAIMAKGKLRCIGTSIRLKSRFGTGFIANVSFLESTPGQTPLNGQTLRNGEANGATEPHHVAVKQFFKQHLDVLPKEENKSFLTFVIPHEKEGQLTKFFEELQDREREFGISDIQLGLTTLEEVFLNIAKRAELESAVAEGTLVTLSLTSGLLLEIPRGARYVGIPGTESTENPRGLMVEVYWEQDETGALCISGHSPESTVPRNAQPIAAATTPVLTRQRSFLGRTQLVHGIIFDPAEIEGSNHR, from the exons ATGGTAGAAGTATTAAGAGGAGTACCTCTATTATACCAACAATACAAAGCATTGCTGAAAAAAAACTTACTACTTTCATGGAGAAACAAAAGATCAACGTTTATGCAATTATTCTCATCCTTATTCTTCATATTTCTAATCTTTGCTATTGAAAAAGCAATCAGTTCTAGATTCTCAGGTACATCTACCTACGAAAATGTTTTTGATCCAGAAGCTTTGGTTTCTCCGTCAATACCACCCTGTGAAGATAAGTTTTATGTTAAGCAACCTTGTTACGATTTTATATGGAGTGGGAAAGGAAATCCCAGAATTGAAGATATTGTTAGTAACATCATGAGTAATAATCCTGGTAGACCAATTCAAACTGATAAG GTTCGAGCATTCATTACACGTAAGGAGGTTGACAATTGGCTTTTCAAGAATCCTATGCAAGTACCTGGAGCTTTGCATTTCAGGGATAGAAGTGCTACTGTAATAAGCTATGGAATTCAAACAAACTCAACTGCTGTTAGGAAACGGGGAAATAGCGAAGACCCTACTTTTAAATTTCAAGTTCCACTTCAAATTGCTGCGGAGCGTGAGATTGCGAGATCCCTTCTTCAAG TTCCAGATTTTAGTTGGACTGTTGGGCTTAAGGAGTTTGCACATCCTGCTGTTAGAACTTTCTCAGCGGTTGGAATTGTTGGACCAACCTTCTTCCTTGCGATTGCCATGTTTGCGTTTGTGTTTGAAATTGGTGCTTTGGTCGCAGAGAAAGAACTTAAGCTGCGTCAG GCTATGTCTACGATGGGTCTTTACGAAACTGCCTATTGGTTGTCATGGCTCACATGGGAGACTGTTACCACTTTTATCTCCTCGCTTTTCATTGTTCTGTTTGGGATGATGTTTCAGTTCGACTTTTTCCTAAATAATAGTTTTGgagttcttttctttgttttcttccttTTCCAGATAAATATG GTTGGCTTAGCGTTCCTGATTTCCACTTTCATTAGTAAGGCATCATCGGCAACGACGGttggtttctccatatttattGTCGGCTTTTTGACCCAG CTTGTTACAACATTTGGATTTCCTTACACTGATAGCACCTCTATGATTTATCGGATTGTTTGGTCTCTCTTCTCTCCTAATCTTCTTGCTAAAGCTCTTAAAACACTTGGAGACGCGACAGCTACTTCCGAAGATAGTGGGATTAGCTGGAGCGGTCGGTCACAGTGTCCAGTGACTGAGACTGATTGTGTGATAACAATT GCTGACATATATACATGGTTCGTGGCGACCTTCTTTCTTTGGTTTCTTTTGGCTCTGTACTTCGACAACATAATCCCAAATGCATCAGGCGTCAGAAAATCATGCTTTTACTTCTTGAACCCAGGGTACTGGACTGGACGAGGTGGAGGCAAGGTATCAG AGGGTGGCATTTGTAGTTGCACGGGTGCAATTCCACCATTGGAAGATACTAATCCAGATGATGAAGATGTCCGCGAAGAGGAAAGTATCGTAAAACAGCAAATGGCTGAAGGAAGTAATGATCCAAGTATCGCAGTTCAGATACGTGGTCTTGCAAAGACTTACCCTGGGACACTAGATATGGGTTGCTGTAAATGCAAGAGAACATCTCCTTACCATTCTGTCAAG GGGTTGTGGGTGAACTTTGCAAAGGATCAGCTATTTTGTCTTCTAGGACCCAATGGAGCTGGGAAAACGACAGCGATTAATTGTTTGACTGGAAATACACCCGTCACAGGAGGAGATG CATTGATTTATGGTTATTCTGTACGAAGCTCTGTTGGAATGTCAAATATTCGAAGGTTGATAGGAGTTTGTCCACAG TTTGATATCCTTTGGGAGGAATTATCCGGACAAGAACACCTTCATCTCTTTGCTAGTATTAAAGGTCTCCCCCCTGCTACAATCAAATCG GTTGTTGATAAATCCCTAGCCGAGGTGAAGCTTGCTAATGCAGCAAAAGTTAGGGCGGGAAGCTGTAGTGGAGGGATGAAGCGTCGGCTCAGTGTTGCAATAGCTCTTATTGGAGATCCAAAACTGGTTATCTTGGATGAGCCG ACTACTGGAATGGACCCAATCACCCGGAGGCATGTGTGGGACATCATAGAGAATGCTAAGGAAGGGCGTGCAATTGTTCTTACAACTCACTCAATGGAAGAAGCTGATATTTTAGGGGATCGCATAGCAATTATGGCTAAGGGGAAGCTCCGATGCATTGGAACATCAATCAGATTGAAATCACGGTTTGGGACTGGTTTTATTGCTAATGTGAGCTTCCTTGAGAGCACTCCAGGACAAACTCCTCTGAATGGACAAACTCTTAGAAATGGGGAGGCAAATGGTGCAACTGAACCTCATCACGTGGCTGTGAAGCAGTTCTTTAAACAA CATTTGGATGTACTACCCAAAGAGGAGAACAAATCTTTCTTAACATTTGTTATTCCTCATGAAAAAGAAGGACAACTAACA AAATTTTTTGAGGAGCTTCAAGATAGGGAAAGAGAGTTTGGCATATCAGACATCCAACTCGGACTTACAACCCTTGAAGAGGTGTTTTTAAATATAGCAAAACGAGCAGAGCTAGAAAGTGCAGTGGCAGAGGGGACTTTAGTGACTCTGAGTTTAACATCTGGGTTACTACTAGAG ATACCAAGAGGAGCAAGGTACGTTGGTATTCCTGGAACAGAATCTACAGAAAACCCAAGAGGTCTTATGGTTGAAGTATACTGGGAGCAAGACGAAACTGGTGCATTATGCATTTCA